In Planctomycetota bacterium, a single window of DNA contains:
- a CDS encoding biopolymer transporter ExbD, giving the protein MIRSVRLARGRSRGGAEIQIAPLIDLMFTLLLFYVVTTTFVRETGLEVERPRARSAAPLEKHAILVGVGPSGEVYWEGRRIDLITLRGLVSRRLARQPGAGVVLVADRRTPAEWVVRVMDEAKRGGARTVALASRKEMGP; this is encoded by the coding sequence ATGATCCGCTCGGTTCGTCTGGCCCGGGGACGTTCCCGAGGAGGCGCCGAAATTCAGATTGCGCCCCTCATCGATCTCATGTTCACGCTTCTCCTTTTTTACGTGGTGACCACGACCTTCGTTCGCGAGACGGGGCTGGAGGTGGAGCGGCCCCGGGCGCGATCGGCCGCGCCGCTGGAGAAGCACGCGATCCTCGTAGGCGTGGGACCGTCGGGCGAGGTCTATTGGGAGGGGCGGCGGATCGATCTGATTACGCTTCGGGGGCTCGTTTCGCGCCGCCTGGCCCGGCAGCCCGGGGCGGGCGTCGTTCTGGTCGCCGACCGGAGGACTCCCGCCGAATGGGTGGTGCGGGTGATGGACGAGGCGAAGCGGGGCGGGGCCCGAACGGTCGCCTTGGCTTCGCGAAAGGAGATGGGACCGTGA
- a CDS encoding MotA/TolQ/ExbB proton channel family protein, with protein sequence MDLLSMLFRDGGPVMGPIALVSLAAWWGAFRTWGRIRDLRRRFRSADPEDPGLAGEAARAAREVRTLGSRAALLPLLGLLGTVTGMLGTFDVLRAHGTGEPRLLAGGIREALITTEAGLAAAIPLLVMRTALAARLASVEGRRALRRHRERAVRGPA encoded by the coding sequence ATGGATCTGCTTTCGATGCTGTTCCGGGACGGAGGACCCGTGATGGGGCCCATCGCGCTGGTCTCGCTGGCGGCCTGGTGGGGAGCGTTCCGGACCTGGGGCCGGATCCGCGACCTGCGCCGGCGCTTTCGGAGCGCCGATCCGGAAGACCCGGGGCTTGCGGGGGAGGCCGCCCGGGCGGCGCGGGAGGTGCGGACGCTGGGGTCGCGGGCGGCGCTTCTGCCGCTTCTCGGACTTCTCGGGACGGTGACGGGAATGCTGGGGACGTTCGACGTTCTGCGGGCGCACGGGACGGGGGAACCGCGGCTGCTGGCCGGCGGAATCCGGGAGGCTTTGATCACGACGGAAGCCGGACTGGCGGCGGCGATTCCGCTTCTCGTGATGCGCACCGCGCTGGCGGCGCGCCTGGCGTCGGTCGAAGGACGGCGCGCACTTCGGCGGCATCGGGAGAGGGCGGTTCGGGGGCCGGCATGA
- a CDS encoding MotA/TolQ/ExbB proton channel family protein, protein MIALAVSVLLGVQEPSSPERLRKAIEDARREAEAERERFAREEEAQERELAQAVSRVERAAEELVDRAAALGRKQAALEELRGRRARLRDAQAALVEERAELRRIAEEARGKLSDLLDTLPPSEARARQKELLAALASRLEAAAEPADLEPLVELWASLLEEIHGASVFETGIRNAEGAFEVVDVLRIGLCLFAARGRSSSGVSLAVAPPGDEKGYRWNPRIPSWAGEALARAMDDLRAGGGRVRVPLDVTQEMSLERAYGRDGTWAWLAAGGPVMIPIGGVAALALGVVLERLVFLSRRGRTCERRAEAILSACERGALEEAEGLAAQGGGPVVEMMAACLARRQGGVSAMEDAVQEEILRTLPRLERALGVLGVLAGVAPLLGLLGTVTGMMGTFDRIAVLGSGDPAIMAGGIYEALITTVAGLVVAIPVLLFHSHLSGRVDRILADMERFGQGLINRLAVRSIPREEVRS, encoded by the coding sequence GTGATCGCTCTGGCGGTGTCGGTCCTGCTCGGCGTTCAGGAACCTTCCTCTCCGGAGCGCCTCCGGAAGGCGATCGAGGACGCGCGCCGGGAGGCGGAGGCCGAGCGGGAGCGGTTTGCGCGCGAGGAAGAGGCCCAGGAGCGGGAGCTGGCGCAGGCCGTCTCCCGCGTCGAACGCGCGGCCGAGGAACTTGTGGACCGCGCCGCCGCGCTCGGACGCAAGCAGGCGGCGCTCGAGGAACTGCGCGGCCGGCGCGCCCGGCTTCGCGACGCGCAGGCCGCCCTCGTGGAGGAGCGCGCGGAACTCCGCCGGATCGCGGAGGAGGCCCGAGGGAAGCTTTCGGATCTTCTGGATACGCTTCCTCCGTCGGAAGCCCGCGCCCGGCAGAAGGAGCTTCTCGCGGCGCTTGCGTCGCGCCTGGAGGCGGCCGCGGAGCCCGCGGACCTCGAGCCTCTGGTCGAGCTGTGGGCCTCGCTGCTCGAGGAGATCCACGGCGCGTCGGTGTTCGAGACCGGAATCCGGAACGCCGAGGGAGCCTTCGAAGTCGTCGACGTCCTGAGGATCGGACTGTGCCTGTTCGCCGCGCGGGGACGCTCTTCGTCCGGCGTTTCTCTCGCGGTCGCTCCGCCGGGGGACGAGAAGGGATACCGCTGGAATCCCCGGATTCCCTCCTGGGCCGGGGAGGCTCTCGCGCGCGCGATGGACGACCTTCGCGCGGGGGGCGGGCGGGTCCGCGTTCCTCTGGACGTGACCCAGGAGATGTCCCTGGAGCGCGCGTACGGGCGCGACGGGACGTGGGCGTGGCTGGCCGCGGGCGGCCCGGTCATGATCCCGATCGGCGGCGTCGCGGCGCTCGCGCTTGGGGTGGTCCTGGAGCGCCTGGTCTTCCTCAGCCGCCGGGGCCGGACGTGCGAACGCCGGGCGGAGGCGATTCTGTCGGCCTGCGAGCGCGGCGCTCTCGAAGAAGCCGAGGGGCTGGCGGCGCAGGGGGGCGGACCCGTCGTGGAAATGATGGCCGCCTGTCTGGCCCGGCGGCAAGGCGGGGTTTCCGCGATGGAAGACGCCGTGCAGGAGGAGATCCTGCGGACCCTCCCGCGCCTGGAGCGCGCGCTCGGCGTTCTGGGGGTCCTGGCGGGGGTGGCGCCGCTTCTGGGTCTCCTGGGCACCGTGACCGGCATGATGGGGACGTTCGATCGGATCGCGGTCCTCGGCTCCGGAGACCCCGCGATCATGGCCGGCGGCATCTACGAGGCCCTCATTACGACGGTGGCGGGGCTCGTCGTCGCCATTCCCGTGCTTCTTTTTCACAGCCATCTGTCCGGCCGCGTGGACCGGATCCTGGCCGACATGGAGCGGTTCGGCCAGGGACTGATCAATCGCCTGGCGGTGCGCTCGATCCCGCGGGAGGAAGTCCGGAGCTAG
- a CDS encoding DUF3450 family protein codes for MKSPLRIATALAVLAAAGVSTGQDPPPSGTPGELEKIVRALREERAAYYERRRARAARLEEARSAEKKLSAEIAEFRRREEEIDRESAGIRAEVEHLSREAEAVERARRTLEPGLERLRVRALSHVEAGLPYRREDRAARLRPAAPGEGVSALLGRLAAHVEEEIRVARTGETWTAEVPVGEGRLRHARIFRVGHHAAGFVTEDGREAGLWLPAQGWTRDLSPEEREAVRRAVEILDRREAPGLVLLPVAVPRAEAGR; via the coding sequence ATGAAAAGCCCTCTTCGGATCGCGACCGCGCTGGCGGTTCTCGCCGCCGCCGGCGTCTCGACCGGCCAGGATCCTCCGCCCTCCGGCACGCCCGGGGAGCTCGAGAAGATCGTGCGGGCCCTTCGCGAGGAGCGCGCCGCGTACTACGAGCGCCGGCGCGCGCGGGCGGCGCGCCTGGAGGAGGCCCGGAGCGCCGAGAAGAAGCTTTCCGCGGAAATCGCCGAGTTCCGGCGGCGCGAAGAAGAGATCGACCGGGAATCCGCCGGGATTCGGGCGGAAGTGGAGCACCTGAGCCGGGAGGCGGAAGCCGTGGAACGGGCCCGCCGGACGCTCGAGCCCGGCCTGGAACGGCTCCGGGTCCGAGCGCTTTCGCACGTCGAGGCGGGTCTTCCGTATCGGAGGGAGGACCGGGCCGCCCGCCTTCGTCCCGCCGCGCCCGGAGAGGGCGTTTCGGCGCTCCTGGGGCGCCTGGCCGCTCATGTCGAGGAGGAGATCCGCGTCGCGCGGACGGGGGAAACCTGGACGGCCGAGGTCCCCGTGGGCGAAGGACGGCTCCGGCACGCCCGGATCTTCCGCGTGGGCCACCACGCGGCCGGGTTCGTCACGGAAGACGGTCGCGAGGCCGGTCTCTGGCTTCCCGCCCAGGGATGGACACGGGATCTCTCGCCGGAGGAGCGCGAGGCCGTACGCCGGGCCGTCGAGATCCTGGATCGGCGCGAGGCGCCCGGGCTGGTCCTTCTTCCGGTCGCCGTTCCGAGGGCGGAGGCAGGGCGGTGA